The Candidatus Melainabacteria bacterium RIFOXYA2_FULL_32_9 genome window below encodes:
- a CDS encoding nucleoid-associated protein, YbaB/EbfC family: protein MKGYNFQKMLKQAQQMQKQMESTQSELEDTEVTGVAGGGVITVVFNGKNELKSIKIKPEAINPENPESVDEDTVEMLEDLVTSAIKDANTKVNSMVQERMSSITGGLNMNIPGLF from the coding sequence ATGAAAGGTTATAATTTTCAAAAGATGCTAAAACAAGCTCAGCAAATGCAGAAGCAAATGGAAAGTACACAATCTGAGCTTGAAGATACAGAAGTAACAGGTGTTGCAGGTGGTGGAGTAATTACTGTTGTATTTAATGGCAAAAATGAACTTAAATCTATAAAAATTAAGCCTGAAGCAATTAATCCTGAAAACCCTGAAAGTGTTGATGAAGATACAGTTGAAATGCTTGAAGATCTAGTTACAAGCGCAATTAAAGATGCAAATACCAAAGTAAATTCTATGGTTCAAGAAAGAATGTCTTCTATTACCGGTGGACTAAACATGAACATTCCAGGATTATTCTAA